In the Sarcophilus harrisii chromosome 1, mSarHar1.11, whole genome shotgun sequence genome, one interval contains:
- the CHDH gene encoding choline dehydrogenase, mitochondrial has product MALLLRASKRWGLPPPARLVGLARRATSSDGKRDSYSYVIVGAGSAGCVLSHRLSEDPGHSVLVLEAGPRDVWLGSKRLLWKIHMPAALVSNLCDDKYNWYYHTTPQKGLNQRVLYWPRGRVWGGSSSLNAMVYIRGHAEDYNRWQREGAEGWDYEHCLPYFRRAQNHELGPDRYRGGEGPLRVSRGKSDHPLHHAFLEATQQAGYPFTEDMNGFQQEGFGWMDMTIYKGQRWSAASAYLRPALSRPNLTAESRTFVTKILFDRTRAIGVEYVKNGLKKKVYASKEVILSGGAINSPQLLMLSGIGNADDLRKLGIPVLCNLPGVGQNLQDHLELYVQQECTQPITLYSAQKPLRKMCIGLEWLWKFSGEGATAHLETGGFIRSRPGVPHPDIQFHFLPSQVIDHGRVPTQQEAYQVHVGTMRSLSKGWLKLKSTHPMEHPIIEPNYMSAGADVEEFRLSVKLTREIFAQKALGPYRGRELQPGILVQSDEDIDAFVRAKADSAYHPSCTCKMGWPSDPTAVVDPQTRVIGVENLRVVDASIMPSVVSGNLNAPTIMIAEKASDIIRGLPALCDKGVPVYQPATLETQR; this is encoded by the exons ATGGCCCTGCTCCTCCGGGCCTCCAAGAGGTGGGGCCTGCCTCCTCCGGCCAGGCTGGTGGGGCTCGCCCGCCGGGCCACCTCGAGTGACGGGAAGAGAGACTCATACAGCTACGTGATCGTGGGGGCCGGCTCCGCCGGCTGCGTCCTGAGCCACCGGCTCTCGGAGGACCCCGGCCACTCGGTGCTGGTCCTGGAGGCCGGGCCCAGAGACGTGTGGCTGGGCAGCAAGCGGCTCCTGTGGAAGATCCACATGCCCGCGGCCCTGGTCTCGAACCTCTGCGACGACAAGTACAACTGGTACTACCACACGACCCCCCAGAAGGGCCTGAACCAGCGTGTGCTGTACTGGCCCCGGGGCCGTGTCTGGGGGGGCTCGTCCTCCCTCAACGCCATGGTCTACATCCGCGGGCACGCAGAGGACTACAACCGCTGGCAGCGCGAGGGGGCCGAGGGCTGGGACTACGAGCACTGCCTGCCCTACTTCCGCCGGGCCCAGAACCACGAGCTGGGCCCCGATCGGTACCGGGGCGGGGAGGGCCCCCTGCGGGTGTCCCGGGGCAAGAGCGACCACCCCCTGCACCACGCCTTTCTGGAGGCCACCCAGCAGGCTGGCTACCCCTTCACCGAGGACATGAACGGTTTCCAGCAGGAAGGCTTTGGCTGGATGGACATGACCATCTACAAAG GCCAGCGGTGGAGTGCGGCCAGTGCTTACCTCCGGCCCGCCCTGTCTCGACCCAATTTGACAGCAGAATCCAGAACCTTTGTGACCAAAATTCTGTTTGATAGGACGCGAGCTATTGGTGTGGAGTACGTGAAGAATGGCCTGAAGAAAAAG GTTTATGCGAGCAAAGAGGTGATTCTGAGCGGAGGAGCCATCAATTCTCCCCAGCTGCTCATGTTGTCTGGAATTGGGAATGCCGACGACCTCAGAAAGCTCGGGATCCCTGTTCTTTGTAACCTTCCCG GTGTGGGCCAGAACCTGCAGGACCATCTGGAATTGTACGTCCAGCAGGAGTGCACTCAGCCCATCACTCTGTACTCGGCCCAGAAGCCCCTTCGGAAAATGTGCATCGGGCTGGAGTGGCTCTGGAAGTTTTCAG gGGAGGGAGCCACTGCCCACCTTGAAACTGGCGGCTTCATCCGGAGCCGTCCTGGGGTTCCCCACCCTGATATTCAGTTCCACTTCTTGCCTTCCCAAGTGATCGACCATGGGCGAGTCCCGACCCAGCAGGAAGCTTACCAG GTGCATGTTGGGACCATGCGGAGCCTGAGCAAGGGCTGGCTGAAGCTGAAAAGTACCCACCCCATGGAGCACCCGATCATTGAGCCCAACTACATGTCAGCAG GAGCAGATGTGGAGGAGTTCCGGCTCTCGGTGAAGTTAACCAGGGAGATCTTTGCCCAGAAAGCTCTGGGGCCGTATCGGGGCCGCGAGCTCCAACCCGGCATCCTCGTGCAGTCCGACGAGGACATCGATGCCTTCGTCAGGGCCAAGGCCGACAGCGCCTACCACCCCTCCTGCACGTGCAAGATGGGCTGGCCCTCGGACCCTACGGCGGTGGTGGATCCCCAGACCAGAGTCATCGGCGTGGAGAACCTGAGGGTGGTGGACGCCTCCATAATGCCCAGCGTGGTCAGCGGCAACCTCAACGCCCCCACCATCATGATAGCAGAGAAGGCCTCGGACATCATCCGGGGGCTCCCGGCGCTCTGTGACAAGGGGGTTCCCGTCTACCAGCCCGCGACCTTGGAGACCCAGCGATAA